One region of Eremothecium gossypii ATCC 10895 chromosome II, complete sequence genomic DNA includes:
- the TWF1 gene encoding twinfilin TWF1 (Syntenic homolog of Saccharomyces cerevisiae YGR080W (TWF1)) has protein sequence MSTQSGINASKHLLDELNNRGDDGLVILGQIDDRSTEIEYRKEFRSVGQLQEYLELKPTKPCYLFIRDSDIWQFVSYTPDTAPVREKMLYASSKNTLLRQVGTNKIGRSVMVTEVHELAERPWAADESPKAYTEDELIKTEVDRKLNSEKNISGGRKLVSMSTGVAFKINEDELLSDLISNGTALIFEIDLTDEQIKLRTKKTPGSAKALVAAMDRDRPSYTLYQDEGRLFFIYTCPSGSKVKERMVYAANKQGFANYVNDSGFKISETFEVGDPEELELSALEPQSSQPAQEDSKPKFNRPKGPQRRSK, from the coding sequence ATGTCAACTCAGTCCGGTATCAATGCCTCCAAGCATCTTTTGGATGAACTCAATAATAGGGGGGACGACGGCCTTGTCATACTCGGCCAGATCGACGATCGCTCGACCGAGATCGAATACCGAAAGGAGTTCCGGTCTGTGGGCCAGCTACAAGAGTACCTCGAGCTGAAGCCCACCAAGCCATGCTACCTATTCATTCGGGATAGTGACATATGGCAATTCGTCAGCTACACGCCAGATACGGCCCCCGTGCGCGAAAAGATGTTGTACGCCTCTAGCAAGAACACGTTACTCAGGCAGGTCGGGACCAACAAAATTGGCCGCAGCGTAATGGTCACTGAAGTGCACGAGCTTGCGGAGCGGCCATGGGCTGCGGATGAAAGCCCGAAAGCCTACACGGAAGATGAGCTCATCAAGACAGAGGTTGACCGCAAGCTAAATTCGGAGAAGAACATCAGTGGTGGTCGTAAGCTGGTTTCCATGTCCACTGGCGTTGCGTTCAAAATAAATGAGGATGAGCTCCTCTCAGATTTGATCAGCAATGGAACCGCCCTGATCTTTGAGATCGACCTAACGGATGAACAGATTAAACTTCGGACAAAGAAGACCCCCGGTAGCGCGAAGGCACTAGTGGCGGCTATGGACCGCGACAGACCGAGCTACACCTTGTATCAAGATGAGGGTAGACTATTTTTCATCTACACCTGCCCATCGGGGAGTAAGGTGAAGGAGCGCATGGTTTATGCAGCGAATAAGCAGGGCTTCGCTAATTACGTCAATGACTCCGGCTTCAAAATCTCAGAGACGTTCGAAGTTGGGGACCCTGAGGAGTTGGAGCTAAGTGCGCTAGAGCCACAGTCTTCACAACCAGCCCAGGAGGATTCAAAGCCTAAGTTCAATCGGCCTAAGGGCCCACAGAGAAGGAGTAAGTAA
- a CDS encoding uncharacterized protein (Syntenic homolog of Saccharomyces cerevisiae YGR079W; 1-intron), which produces MPSTSQTVGSGMTAMRGSKRRTQQFQITNHIITTDVISPLVADNGGDEVAPGEGATEASQQPAFRAEAASAAGSEHEDSDLDELFSPLHEPFSSFSEGDEDEFEFLNMSYPKRFTRQINWDASDECGASAAAGGEETYMDRASSWGPMFDSDDIIVSDSKDFWKNIETSSSVDEQLPFTDTWSWNDAPALGSSTSDALGPSIPVAAADSLEDFINSNISSDAHLPPAGDSFQYKIRKLTFRDSDGTLSLSASSSGSRNRISKKRIKRKAIRRKSAVSEMFFPGVGIGEFMLL; this is translated from the exons ATGCCAAGCACATCAC AGACAGTGGGTAGCGGGATGACGGCAATGCGCGGCAGCAAGCGGCGCACACAGCAGTTCCAGATTACAAATCACATTATCACTACGGATGTGATCTCGCCGCTGGTGGCGGACAACGGAGGGGACGAGGTGGCGCCAGGCGAGGGGGCGACGGAGGCTTCGCAGCAGCCTGCATTCCGGGCGGAGGCAGCGAGCGCAGCGGGAAGCGAGCACGAGGATTCGGACCTTGACGAGCTTTTCTCCCCGCTGCATGAGCCCTTTTCTTCATTTAGCGAGGGGGACGAGGACGAGTTCGAGTTCCTCAACATGTCCTATCCGAAGCGCTTCACACGCCAGATCAACTGGGATGCCAGTGACGAGTGCGGAGccagcgcggccgccggcggAGAAGAAACGTATATGGACCGGGCGTCTTCCTGGGGGCCGATGTTTGACAGCGACGACATCATCGTAAGTGACAGCAAGGACTTCTGGAAAAATATAGAAACCTCTTCTTCTGTCGACGAGCAGCTGCCATTTACTGACACATGGTCCTGGAATGATGCGCCGGCGCTAGGGTCAAGCACGAGCGATGCGCTAGGCCCCTCCATTcctgttgctgctgcggaCTCGCTGGAAGATTTCATTAACAGCAACATTTCCTCCGACGCCCACCTCCCGCCGGCGGGCGATTCGTTTCAATACAAAATTAGGAAGTTGACATTCCGGGATTCCGACGGCACTCTATCGCTCAGTGCCTCGAGCAGTGGTAGCCGCAACCGTATTAGCAAGAAGCGTATAAAGCGCAAGGCTATTCGTCGCAAATCCGCTGTAAGCGAGATGTTCTTTCCCGGCGTCGGCATTGGCGAGTTCATGCTACTGTAA
- the NVJ2 gene encoding Nvj2p (Syntenic homolog of Saccharomyces cerevisiae YPR091C) produces the protein MSLWSFVISYLLGGLTFFPLCALAAFYIASKPKGSGGRRTTEPAVLAACDPDFKVGELEEQKGVDAFKKGWVYVTNKYYYHTSELQRVPSPERDALPTRDKMKRKKKFYAVLKHGNLFLYKSDAPNTDVFQVIVLKNSFVTLWPRDSSAELSDASLFTNRTCISICKNGKAYLDEDGKLQFETGGDIGPADQYFVYVDNNVDKEDWYFALINASKISSSGTLLDPARSAKTAHLKTKDSLYLIQTVNSTEGQFATKWLNTLISRLFLSLQQTEMLNDWLLEKVHKKLTKINKPGFLDDFKIEHIDVGNAAPMITNPKLLEFAPEGQTKIRFNLVYRGNLSLIISTKVNINLGSRFKSREVAIELAMTVRELEGPMILLVKPPPSNRMWYAFESEPLLNLDIEPVVSTRQLSSNMIINVLKSKFKEALRESIVLPYMDDMVFYPTQNEIYRGGIWMHERQEPSEAPQQLSSSGESSDNVPTNIPSGKLDASAPSASISEKLHSPSLSPDQKSSFSSKPSDDELNSSSLRKAAEAHHSSDSDSASERESLGDGSLKTKTMHRVGNLKNMIKARTTADASIRSVESTSSLDSTTSKKYFQTGMKKIGRWYKDQVNNARDAVTDAQLDILQKAEHGPFVPEPPKPVGPEMISNRRSHPRLKSQSDIRDDFMKSSAESSADMFVNRARATSFDAPKSPNLNATYPFGSQSPMTPVSPTSAMSRRLSANSQQEQAHSSDSIPVDSPPTTIKETISEVPEFKEFTKENKGEPPAVPDMATAAAATVFSTTPSSILVNGQNVSPKAFARLRPLPVVPNEEIVSQLEDCEPAKDPAPFIPPDLPPRSH, from the coding sequence ATGTCTCTATGGAGCTTTGTGATAAGCTACCTCCTCGGGGGGTTGACGTTCTTCCCGTTATGCGCGCTAGCTGCGTTCTACATCGCCTCTAAACCGAAGGGCTCGGGGGGCAGGCGGACGACAGAACCAGCGGTGCTTGCAGCGTGCGATCCAGATTTCAAGGTCGGGGAGTTGGAGGAGCAGAAGGGCGTAGACGCGTTCAAGAAGGGCTGGGTGTACGTGACAAACAAGTACTACTACCATACCTCGGAGCTACAACGCGTTCCGAGCCCGGAGCGCGACGCGCTACCCACGCGGGACAAGATGAAGAGAAAGAAGAAGTTCTACGCCGTGCTGAAGCACGGGAACTTGTTCCTCTACAAGAGCGACGCGCCTAACACTGATGTATTCCAGGTTATTGTGTTGAAGAACTCCTTCGTGACCCTGTGGCCGCGCGACAGTAGCGCCGAGCTATCTGATGCTTCGCTCTTCACCAACCGGACCTGCATCTCCATTTGCAAGAACGGTAAGGCCTATCTCGACGAGGACGGTAAGCTCCAGTTTGAAACGGGGGGGGATATCGGCCCCGCGGACCAGTACTTTGTCTATGTTGACAACAACGTCGATAAGGAGGACTGGTACTTTGCTCTCATCAATGCATCCAAGATCAGCAGTTCAGGTACACTTCTTGACCCGGCCAGATCCGCCAAAACCGCGCATTTGAAAACCAAGGACAGTCTTTACCTAATTCAAACGGTGAACTCAACTGAGGGCCAGTTTGCAACCAAGTGGCTAAATACTTTGATTAGCCGTTTGTTCTTGTCGCTACAGCAGACTGAGATGTTGAATGACTGGTTACTGGAGAAAGTGCACAAAAAATTGACCAAGATAAATAAACCGGGCTTCTTGGATGACTTCAAGATAGAGCATATTGATGTTGGAAACGCTGCTCCCATGATAACGAACCCTAAACTTCTTGAATTTGCACCGGAGGGACAGACTAAGATACGTTTCAATCTGGTTTACCGTGGAAACCTATCGCTTATCATTTCCACTAAGGTGAATATCAACCTTGGTTCCCGGTTCAAAAGCAGAGAGGTTGCGATTGAGTTGGCTATGACCGTGCGAGAGCTTGAGGGCCCGATGATACTTTTGGTTAAACCTCCTCCGTCCAATAGGATGTGGTACGCGTTTGAGTCCGAGCCCCTGTTGAACCTTGATATCGAACCGGTTGTCAGCACCCGGCAACTCTCTTCGAACATGATAATCAATGTTCTCAAGTCGAAATTCAAGGAGGCACTCAGAGAGTCGATTGTATTACCGTATATGGACGATATGGTTTTCTATCCCACGCAGAATGAAATCTACCGCGGTGGTATCTGGATGCACGAACGTCAGGAACCATCAGAAGCTCCACAGCAGCTTTCAAGCTCTGGGGAGAGTAGTGATAATGTCCCCACGAATATCCCTTCAGGAAAACTTGATGCTTCTGCTCCATCGGCGTCAATTAGTGAAAAGCTTCATTCCCCTAGCCTCTCTCCTGATCAAAAGTCCTCATTCTCCTCAAAACCCTCAGATGACGAATTGAATTCAAGCTCATTAAGAAAGGCGGCAGAAGCACACCACTCAAGCGACTCGGATAGTGCTAGTGAAAGAGAGTCATTAGGAGATGGCAGTTTGAAAACTAAGACGATGCATAGGGTTGGAAACCTAAAGAATATGATCAAGGCCAGGACAACTGCCGATGCGAGCATCCGCTCGGTCGAATCAACTTCTTCATTAGATtctaccacatccaagaAATATTTCCAGACTGGCATGAAGAAGATTGGGCGGTGGTATAAGGACCAGGTTAACAATGCAAGGGATGCAGTAACTGATGCACAACTTGATATCTTGCAAAAGGCGGAGCATGGTCCTTTTGTTCCAGAGCCTCCTAAACCAGTCGGTCCTGAAATGATCTCTAACAGGAGAAGTCATCCTCGTCTCAAATCGCAATCTGATATTAGGGATGATTTCATGAAGTCATCAGCTGAATCAAGTGCGGACATGTTTGTAAATAGGGCTAGAGCTACGTCCTTTGATGCTCCGAAGTCGCCAAATCTGAACGCCACCTACCCATTCGGCTCGCAAAGTCCCATGACACCGGTGTCACCAACTTCTGCAATGTCAAGGCGACTCTCTGCGAATAGTCAACAGGAACAGGCCCATTCCAGTGACTCTATTCCGGTGGATAGTCCGCCAACTACTATAAAGGAAACAATATCAGAAGTTCCTGAATTCAAGGAATTTACCAAAGAAAATAAGGGAGAACCACCTGCAGTACCTGATATGGCcactgccgcagctgcgaCGGTTTTTTCAACCACTCCTTCCTCAATACTAGTTAATGGACAAAATGTCAGTCCGAAGGCTTTTGCTCGTTTAAGGCCATTACCAGTGGTTCCCAATGAGGAGATCGTATCTCAGCTTGAGGACTGTGAGCCTGCGAAAGATCCGGCTCCCTTTATTCCTCCTGACTTGCCCCCTAGGTCGCATTAA